A genomic segment from Pseudorca crassidens isolate mPseCra1 chromosome 4, mPseCra1.hap1, whole genome shotgun sequence encodes:
- the LOC137222978 gene encoding putative CENPB DNA-binding domain-containing protein 1 has translation MSGSKHKSSGDVFGTAKECQATTTKTKAKIIERVERGEKEVDVTRSYNMNHSTIGIVLKNKDKIMEHVKSAVPMMSTIKLKKHGKVMKEMEKLLSVWMQDQHQRQVPLNLMLIQEKGKSLYEDLK, from the coding sequence atgtccggaagcaagcataaaagcagcggtgatgtattTGGTACTGCTAAGGAGTGCCAAGCAACAACAACGAAAACAAAAGCGAAGATAATTGAGAGGGTAGAACGAGGTGAAAAAGAGGTAGATGTCACTCGTTCATATAACATGAATCATTCAACCATCGGCATAGttctaaagaacaaggacaagatcatggaacatgtgaagtctgctgtgccAATGATGTCGACAATAAAACTGAAGAAGCATggaaaagtgatgaaggagatggagaaacttctcagtgtgtgGATGCAAGATCAGCATCAGCGTCAGGTTCCGCTCAacttaatgctgattcaagagaaaggtaaaagcctttatgaagacCTGAAGTAG